In the genome of Halostella limicola, one region contains:
- the gyrB gene encoding DNA topoisomerase (ATP-hydrolyzing) subunit B, which yields MSEETEYGAGQIQVLEGLQAVQKRPAMYIGSTDSRGLHHLVYEVVDNSIDEALAGHCDEITVTIHDDDSVSIHDDGRGIPVDTHEEYDKPALEVIMTVLHAGGKFDNKSYQVSGGLHGVGVSVVNALSKWLEVEVKRDGAVWKHRYDHGEPEYDIERVRDMEPDEDTGTTIRFWPDDDIFEHTDFTYSTLESRLRELAFLNSGVAITLRDERDETEDTFRYEGGIREFVEYLNETRTALHEDVIYFEDEEEGIQVEVALQATDELQGSLHAFANNINTREGGTHLTGFKTALTRIVNDYASDNGLLGDLDENLKGEDIREGLTAVISIKHPDPQFEGQTKTKLGNSEVRGIVESTMHDGLGTFFEENPDTAEAIVSKAVEAAKARKAAKKAEELTRRKSALESTALPGKLADCQTKDPSDSELFIVEGDSAGGSAKQGRNPEIQAILPLGGKILNVEKHRLDRILENDEIRNMITAIGTGIGDEFDIEDARYEKIIMMTDADVDGAHIRTLLLTLFYRHMKPLLEAGYVYAAQPPLYRVRYRGNTYDAMTEAERDRIVEEKCNGNPTQVQRFKGLGEMNPQQLWDTTMDPENRVLKQITIEDAAAADKMFSVLMGDAVEPRKQFIKEHSPEAEWVDI from the coding sequence ATGAGCGAAGAGACAGAGTACGGTGCCGGCCAGATCCAGGTACTGGAAGGCCTGCAAGCCGTACAGAAACGTCCCGCGATGTACATCGGTTCTACGGACTCGCGAGGCCTACACCATCTCGTCTACGAGGTCGTCGACAACTCGATCGACGAAGCCCTCGCCGGTCACTGCGACGAGATCACCGTCACGATCCACGACGACGACTCCGTCAGCATTCACGACGACGGCCGCGGCATCCCGGTCGACACCCACGAGGAGTACGACAAGCCCGCCCTCGAGGTCATCATGACCGTCCTCCACGCGGGCGGGAAGTTCGACAACAAGTCCTACCAGGTCTCCGGCGGCCTCCACGGCGTCGGGGTCAGCGTGGTCAACGCGCTGTCGAAGTGGCTCGAAGTCGAGGTGAAACGGGACGGCGCCGTCTGGAAGCACCGCTACGACCACGGCGAACCCGAGTACGACATCGAGCGCGTCCGGGACATGGAACCGGACGAGGACACTGGCACCACCATTCGCTTCTGGCCTGACGACGACATCTTCGAGCACACCGACTTCACGTACTCGACGCTGGAGAGCCGCCTCCGAGAACTCGCCTTCCTCAACTCCGGCGTGGCGATCACGCTCCGCGACGAGCGCGACGAGACCGAGGACACGTTCCGGTACGAGGGCGGTATCCGCGAGTTCGTCGAGTACCTGAACGAGACCCGGACCGCGCTCCACGAGGACGTCATCTACTTCGAGGACGAGGAGGAGGGCATCCAGGTCGAGGTGGCGCTGCAGGCCACCGACGAACTGCAGGGCTCGCTCCACGCCTTCGCCAACAACATCAACACGCGCGAGGGCGGCACCCACCTCACCGGGTTCAAGACGGCCCTGACCCGCATCGTCAACGACTACGCGAGCGACAACGGCCTCCTCGGCGACTTAGACGAGAACCTCAAGGGCGAGGACATCCGCGAGGGGCTGACCGCGGTCATCTCTATCAAACACCCCGACCCGCAGTTCGAGGGGCAGACGAAGACGAAACTCGGCAACAGCGAGGTCCGCGGCATCGTCGAGAGCACCATGCACGACGGGCTCGGCACCTTCTTCGAGGAGAACCCCGACACCGCCGAGGCCATCGTCTCGAAGGCCGTCGAGGCCGCGAAGGCGCGCAAAGCCGCAAAGAAGGCCGAGGAGCTCACCCGCCGCAAGAGCGCGCTCGAGTCCACGGCGCTGCCCGGAAAGCTCGCCGACTGCCAGACCAAGGACCCGAGCGACTCGGAGCTGTTCATCGTGGAGGGCGACTCCGCGGGCGGCAGCGCGAAGCAGGGCCGCAACCCCGAAATACAGGCCATCCTCCCGCTCGGCGGGAAGATCCTCAACGTCGAGAAACACCGCCTCGACCGGATCCTGGAGAACGACGAGATCCGGAACATGATCACCGCCATCGGGACGGGGATCGGCGACGAGTTCGACATCGAGGACGCCCGCTACGAGAAGATCATCATGATGACGGACGCGGACGTCGACGGGGCCCACATCCGGACGCTCCTGCTGACGCTGTTCTACCGGCACATGAAGCCGCTGCTGGAGGCGGGCTACGTGTACGCCGCCCAGCCGCCGCTGTACCGCGTCCGGTACCGCGGGAACACGTACGACGCAATGACCGAGGCCGAGCGCGACCGGATCGTCGAGGAGAAGTGCAACGGCAATCCCACGCAGGTCCAGCGGTTCAAGGGCCTCGGCGAGATGAACCCCCAGCAGCTCTGGGACACGACGATGGACCCCGAGAACCGCGTCCTCAAGCAGATCACCATCGAGGACGCGGCCGCAGCGGACAAGATGTTCTCCGTGCTGATGGGCGACGCCGTCGAGCCGCGAAAGCAGTTCATCAAGGAGCACTCCCCCGAAGCCGAATGGGTGGACATCTAA
- a CDS encoding DNA topoisomerase VI subunit B, with amino-acid sequence MTSFQSTLGEESEIAEELAESQRQISIAEFFEKNKHMLGFDSGARGLVTAVKEAVDNALDAAEEAGVLPDIYVEIEEVGDYYKLVVEDNGPGITKEQLPKVFGKLLYGSRFHAREQSRGQQGIGISAAVLYSQLTSGKPAKITSRTQGSSEAEYFELIIDTDENEPEISVEETTSWDRPHGTRIEMEMEANMRARQQLHDYIKHTAVVNPHARLELREPQEHFKFERATDQLPDETEEIRPHPHGVELGTVLKMLAATNSHSVSGFLQEEFTRVGAKTSDSVIDNFRDRHFGREMTWEPPRDHEDADVAEAVANATANKGADATDAFGAAVAERVASHDRIAHYQLRDAVAEAAEQVGDGFAATFGSTVQENAVEAAWSAILGADDDDEVPEGRRAADLYGLVDEATSRRKDDATVESLASRIANRFRNDEDARDRLTREELAEYVGWAADRTAEREDVSIGETARENVVEAIWSVMATVPDDVPKVRELADDRDAASELLEAMRATDIMAPPTNCLAPITDELVEAGLKKEFDADFYAAATRDAEVTGGDPFIVEAGIAYGGELPDEGKAEVMRFANRVPLVYQRGACATTDVVKQIGWRNYNLDQPGGSGIPNGPVVIMVHVASTNVPFTSESKDAIANIPEIEDEIELAIREAARDLKSYLKKRRSMEKRRKKQDVLATILPEMAEKVASVTDNEEPDISDAMARIMNNVRVGRDVKANGDGNVVEVTVENHSNASESLELTDIVTAEPRDLPDDATAVEMDGEWFVKWSVDVGSGDEATLAYETADDASFDLDVDGVETEKLTINNEH; translated from the coding sequence ATGACCTCGTTCCAGTCGACGCTCGGCGAGGAATCGGAGATCGCGGAGGAGCTGGCCGAGAGCCAGCGCCAGATCTCCATCGCCGAGTTCTTCGAGAAGAACAAGCACATGCTCGGGTTCGACAGCGGGGCCCGAGGGTTGGTAACTGCGGTCAAAGAGGCGGTCGACAACGCGCTGGACGCCGCGGAGGAGGCCGGCGTCCTCCCCGATATCTACGTCGAGATAGAGGAGGTCGGCGACTACTACAAGCTCGTCGTCGAGGACAACGGGCCGGGCATCACGAAAGAGCAACTGCCCAAGGTCTTCGGGAAACTCCTCTACGGGTCTCGCTTCCACGCCCGGGAGCAGTCTCGCGGTCAGCAGGGTATCGGTATCTCCGCCGCCGTCCTCTACTCTCAGCTGACGAGCGGGAAACCCGCGAAGATCACCAGCCGCACCCAGGGGTCCAGCGAGGCCGAGTACTTCGAGCTGATCATCGACACGGACGAGAACGAGCCGGAGATCAGCGTCGAGGAGACCACCTCGTGGGACCGCCCGCACGGGACGCGCATCGAGATGGAGATGGAGGCGAACATGCGCGCCCGGCAGCAGCTCCACGACTACATCAAGCACACGGCAGTCGTCAACCCGCACGCCCGCCTCGAACTCCGCGAGCCCCAGGAGCACTTCAAGTTCGAGCGCGCGACCGACCAGCTCCCGGACGAGACCGAGGAGATCCGCCCGCATCCCCACGGCGTCGAACTCGGCACCGTCCTGAAGATGCTAGCGGCGACGAACTCCCACTCCGTCTCCGGGTTCCTCCAGGAGGAGTTCACCCGCGTCGGCGCCAAGACCTCCGACAGCGTCATCGACAACTTCCGGGACCGGCACTTCGGCCGCGAGATGACGTGGGAACCGCCTCGCGACCACGAAGACGCCGACGTCGCCGAAGCTGTCGCGAACGCCACGGCGAACAAGGGAGCCGACGCGACCGACGCCTTCGGCGCGGCCGTCGCCGAACGCGTCGCGAGCCACGACCGGATCGCCCACTACCAGCTACGGGACGCGGTCGCCGAGGCGGCCGAGCAGGTCGGCGACGGCTTCGCCGCGACCTTCGGTTCGACGGTGCAGGAAAACGCCGTCGAGGCGGCCTGGTCGGCGATCCTGGGCGCGGACGATGACGACGAGGTGCCCGAGGGGCGGCGCGCGGCCGACCTCTACGGCCTCGTCGACGAGGCCACGAGCAGGCGGAAAGACGACGCGACGGTCGAGTCGCTCGCCTCGCGGATCGCCAACCGCTTCCGCAACGACGAGGACGCCCGCGACCGCCTGACCCGCGAGGAACTGGCCGAGTACGTCGGCTGGGCGGCCGACCGAACCGCCGAGCGAGAGGACGTGAGCATCGGCGAGACGGCCCGCGAGAACGTCGTCGAGGCGATCTGGTCCGTGATGGCGACCGTGCCCGACGACGTGCCGAAGGTCCGCGAACTCGCGGACGACCGGGACGCGGCGAGCGAACTGCTCGAAGCGATGCGCGCGACGGACATCATGGCCCCGCCGACGAACTGCCTCGCGCCCATCACCGACGAACTGGTCGAGGCGGGCCTGAAAAAGGAGTTCGACGCGGACTTCTACGCCGCGGCGACCCGCGACGCGGAGGTCACCGGCGGCGACCCGTTCATCGTCGAGGCGGGCATCGCCTACGGCGGCGAACTGCCCGACGAGGGCAAGGCCGAGGTGATGCGCTTCGCCAACCGCGTGCCGCTGGTCTACCAGCGCGGGGCCTGCGCGACAACCGACGTGGTCAAGCAGATCGGCTGGCGGAACTACAACCTCGACCAGCCCGGCGGAAGCGGCATCCCGAACGGCCCGGTCGTCATCATGGTCCACGTCGCCTCGACGAACGTCCCCTTCACCAGCGAGTCGAAGGACGCCATCGCCAACATCCCCGAGATCGAGGACGAGATCGAACTCGCCATCCGGGAGGCAGCCCGCGACCTGAAGAGCTACCTGAAGAAGCGCCGGTCGATGGAGAAACGCCGGAAGAAACAGGACGTGCTCGCGACCATCCTGCCGGAGATGGCGGAGAAGGTGGCCTCGGTGACCGACAACGAGGAGCCGGACATCAGCGACGCGATGGCCCGGATCATGAACAACGTCCGCGTCGGCCGCGACGTGAAGGCCAACGGCGACGGGAACGTCGTCGAGGTGACCGTCGAGAACCACTCGAACGCGAGCGAGTCCCTGGAGCTGACCGACATCGTCACCGCCGAACCGCGGGACCTGCCGGACGACGCCACCGCCGTCGAGATGGACGGCGAGTGGTTCGTCAAGTGGTCGGTCGACGTGGGCAGCGGCGACGAGGCGACGCTCGCCTACGAGACGGCCGACGACGCATCGTTCGACCTCGACGTGGACGGGGTCGAGACGGAGAAACTGACTATCAACAATGAGCACTGA
- a CDS encoding DNA topoisomerase IV subunit A: MSTDTDADAREELIELAAEFYDQFEEGDVPEMTLPTRTKSNIEYDENENVWVYGDRQSTRSAKSVRGARKLLKAIYTIDFLAEQLDEDRSSTLRELYYLSESWETEEAQFNNQDESNQLIEDLEIVSEVKREDFHMRPEESGAKVMGPLLLREQTNRGDREIHCQKDVGQGGYQIPNNPDTIEFLDNDAEFVLCVETGGMRDRLVENGFDDEYDALVVHLGGQPARATRRLIKRLHDELELPVTVFTDGDPWSYRIFGSVSYGSIKSAHLSEYLATPEAQFIGIQPEDIVEYDLPTDPLSDSDINALESELEDPRFQTDYWEEQIELQLDIGKKAEQQALASRGLDFVTETYLPERLSEMGVL, from the coding sequence ATGAGCACTGACACAGACGCGGACGCGCGCGAGGAACTCATCGAACTCGCGGCGGAGTTTTACGACCAGTTCGAGGAGGGCGACGTCCCGGAGATGACGCTGCCCACCCGGACGAAGAGCAACATCGAGTACGACGAGAACGAGAACGTCTGGGTGTACGGCGACCGCCAGAGCACCCGGTCCGCGAAAAGCGTCCGCGGGGCGCGCAAGCTGCTGAAGGCGATCTACACGATCGACTTCCTCGCCGAGCAACTGGACGAGGACCGCTCGTCGACCCTGCGTGAACTCTACTACCTCTCGGAGTCGTGGGAGACCGAGGAAGCGCAGTTCAACAACCAGGACGAGTCGAACCAGCTCATCGAGGACCTGGAGATCGTCTCGGAGGTGAAACGCGAGGACTTCCACATGCGCCCGGAGGAGTCCGGGGCCAAGGTGATGGGGCCGCTGCTTCTCCGCGAGCAGACGAACCGCGGCGACCGGGAGATCCACTGCCAGAAGGACGTCGGGCAGGGCGGTTACCAGATCCCGAACAACCCGGACACCATCGAGTTCCTCGACAACGACGCGGAGTTCGTCCTCTGCGTGGAGACCGGCGGCATGCGCGACCGGCTGGTCGAGAACGGCTTCGACGACGAGTACGACGCGCTGGTCGTCCACCTCGGCGGCCAGCCCGCCCGGGCGACCCGGCGGCTCATCAAGCGCCTGCACGACGAACTGGAGCTCCCGGTCACGGTGTTCACTGACGGCGACCCCTGGTCGTACCGCATCTTCGGGTCGGTCTCCTACGGGTCGATCAAGAGCGCGCACCTCTCGGAGTACCTCGCCACGCCGGAGGCCCAGTTCATCGGCATCCAGCCGGAGGACATCGTGGAGTACGACCTGCCGACGGACCCCCTCTCGGACTCCGACATCAACGCTCTGGAGAGCGAACTCGAGGATCCCCGCTTCCAGACCGACTACTGGGAGGAGCAGATCGAACTGCAGTTAGACATCGGGAAGAAGGCCGAGCAGCAGGCGCTCGCGTCGAGGGGGTTGGACTTCGTGACGGAGACGTACCTTCCGGAACGTCTCAGCGAGATGGGCGTCCTGTAA
- a CDS encoding alpha-amylase family protein, producing MAEHGSGWYENATVYAVDVEAFQDSDGDGVGDFQGLADRLDHLTQLGVDCLWLLPFYPTPNRDNGYDVANYYGVDPRHGTLGDFVEFVRAAEKRDVRVLIDLVVNHTSNEHPWFKRAREDPDSKYRDYYVWSTDPPPADPSRGQVFPGEVDDERVWSFDAEAGAYYHHRFYPFQPDLDLTNPDVREEIRKIMGFWLRLGVSGFRVDAAGLMVQEKRPGMPAPEDPTDLLRTLRSAAAAYREDAVLLGEADVPTEELPSFAGPEKLNLLLNFVLNAALYHSLAAESGDPIRELLAGLPDLPDGGDWVNFLRNYDELNIGSLDDAAKETVFEAFAPDPSMRIYGRGIRRRLAPMLDGDRRRIELAYSLLFSLPGAPMLVYGDEIGMGEDLSLAGRTAVRTPMQWSDDENAGFSTADPEDLVRPVVSDGPFAYDRVNVADQRADDDSLLAFFERLIEARNDAPGIGVGDFAVADVDATNVFAHRCEGGEASVAAVHNLADDPTTVAVDPGAAGPVRAILGDGGRRRNDGRYEFDLDGYDYRWIRAERESGYE from the coding sequence GTGGCCGAACACGGATCCGGCTGGTACGAGAACGCGACGGTGTACGCGGTCGACGTCGAGGCGTTTCAGGACTCGGACGGCGACGGTGTCGGGGACTTTCAGGGGCTCGCCGACCGGCTGGACCACCTCACGCAGCTGGGCGTCGACTGCCTCTGGCTGCTTCCCTTCTACCCGACGCCGAACAGGGACAACGGGTACGACGTGGCCAACTACTACGGGGTCGACCCCCGACACGGGACCCTCGGCGACTTCGTCGAGTTCGTCCGCGCCGCGGAGAAGCGGGACGTTCGCGTCCTGATCGATCTGGTGGTCAACCACACGTCGAACGAGCACCCGTGGTTCAAGCGGGCCCGGGAGGACCCCGACTCGAAGTACCGCGACTACTACGTCTGGTCGACGGACCCGCCGCCGGCCGACCCGTCGCGGGGACAGGTGTTCCCCGGAGAGGTGGACGACGAGCGCGTCTGGTCGTTCGACGCCGAGGCAGGTGCGTACTACCATCACCGGTTCTACCCGTTCCAGCCCGACCTCGACCTGACGAACCCGGACGTCCGGGAGGAGATCCGGAAGATCATGGGATTCTGGCTCCGGCTGGGCGTATCGGGGTTCCGGGTCGACGCCGCGGGACTGATGGTGCAGGAGAAGCGCCCGGGTATGCCGGCCCCGGAAGACCCGACGGACCTCCTCCGGACCCTCCGGTCGGCCGCCGCCGCGTACCGCGAGGACGCCGTCCTGCTGGGGGAGGCCGACGTGCCGACCGAGGAGCTGCCGTCGTTCGCCGGCCCAGAGAAGCTGAATCTCCTCCTCAACTTCGTGCTGAACGCCGCGCTATACCACTCGCTGGCGGCGGAGTCCGGCGATCCGATCAGGGAGCTGCTCGCCGGCCTGCCCGACCTCCCCGACGGCGGCGACTGGGTGAACTTCCTTCGGAACTACGACGAGCTCAACATCGGATCGCTCGACGACGCGGCGAAAGAGACCGTCTTCGAGGCGTTCGCCCCGGACCCGTCGATGCGGATCTACGGTCGAGGGATCCGCCGGCGCCTCGCACCAATGCTCGACGGCGACCGTCGGCGGATCGAGCTCGCGTACAGCCTGCTGTTCTCGCTCCCCGGCGCGCCGATGCTGGTGTACGGCGACGAGATCGGGATGGGCGAAGACCTCTCGCTCGCGGGGCGCACCGCCGTCCGGACGCCGATGCAGTGGAGCGACGACGAGAACGCGGGCTTCTCGACAGCGGACCCGGAGGATCTCGTCCGTCCCGTGGTATCCGACGGCCCGTTCGCCTACGATCGCGTCAACGTCGCCGACCAGCGGGCGGACGACGATTCGCTGCTGGCTTTCTTCGAGCGCCTGATCGAGGCGCGAAACGACGCACCGGGGATCGGAGTCGGGGACTTCGCGGTAGCGGACGTCGACGCCACGAACGTCTTCGCCCACCGTTGCGAGGGCGGTGAAGCATCCGTCGCGGCCGTGCACAACCTCGCCGACGACCCGACGACCGTCGCCGTCGATCCGGGCGCCGCCGGCCCGGTCCGCGCGATCCTCGGCGACGGCGGGCGACGGCGGAACGACGGCCGGTACGAGTTCGACCTCGACGGGTACGACTACCGGTGGATTCGGGCGGAGCGGGAAAGCGGATACGAGTGA